From the Theobroma cacao cultivar B97-61/B2 chromosome 2, Criollo_cocoa_genome_V2, whole genome shotgun sequence genome, one window contains:
- the LOC18608229 gene encoding mitochondrial uncoupling protein 5 encodes MGLKGFVEGGIASIVAGASTHPLDLIKVRMQLQGESHVPNPSVQVYRPALAMNSTAGNVSISQVVSQPRVGPISMGARIIQSEGVAALFSGVSATILRQTLYSTTRMGLYDILKNKWTDKESRNLPLASKIAAGLIAGGVGAAVGNPADVAMVRMQADGRLPIDQRRNYKSVIDALGQMTKQEGVGSLWRGSALTVNRAMIVTASQLATYDQIKEMILEKGVMSDGIGTHVTASFAAGFVASVASNPIDVIKTRVMNMKVAPGAVPPYSGALDCALKTVRAEGPMALYKGFIPTISRQGPFTVVLFVTLEQVRKLLKDF; translated from the coding sequence ATGGGTTTAAAAGGTTTTGTCGAAGGAGGCATCGCATCAATCGTCGCCGGCGCTTCCACACATCCTCTTGACCTCATCAAGGTTCGGATGCAACTTCAAGGTGAGTCCCATGTCCCCAATCCCTCAGTACAAGTCTATCGTCCAGCACTCGCTATGAACTCCACCGCTGGTAACGTTTCAATCTCCCAAGTCGTTTCACAGCCTCGTGTTGGTCCCATTTCTATGGGTGCCCGTATCATCCAATCAGAAGGTGTGGCAGCACTTTTCTCTGGCGTCTCCGCCACCATACTTCGCCAAACCCTATATTCCACCACTCGTATGGGACTTTACgatattcttaaaaataaatggacTGACAAAGAAAGCCGGAATTTGCCACTTGCGAGCAAGATAGCGGCTGGCCTTATTGCCGGGGGCGTTGGTGCAGCCGTTGGCAACCCTGCTGATGTAGCAATGGTTCGTATGCAAGCTGATGGACGTCTTCCTATTGATCAGCGACGCAACTACAAGAGCGTAATTGATGCATTAGGACAAATGACGAAACAAGAAGGTGTCGGAAGCCTGTGGCGCGGCTCAGCTCTTACAGTGAACCGTGCCATGATCGTCACCGCATCACAGCTGGCCACCTACGATCAGATCAAGGAGATGATACTGGAGAAGGGTGTGATGAGTGATGGGATTGGAACCCACGTGACCGCCAGCTTTGCGGCGGGGTTCGTGGCGTCTGTGGCTTCTAACCCCATTGACGTGATAAAGACAAGGGTGATGAATATGAAGGTGGCGCCGGGGGCGGTGCCGCCTTACTCGGGTGCATTGGACTGTGCTTTGAAGACAGTGAGGGCAGAGGGGCCTATGGCCTTGTATAAGGGCTTCATCCCTACAATTTCGAGGCAAGGACCATTCACTGTGGTGCTTTTTGTCACATTGGAGCAAGTCAGGAAACTCCTCAAAGATTTTTGA
- the LOC18608230 gene encoding uncharacterized protein LOC18608230, whose amino-acid sequence MVCQAASQTRFRALKYENGIAGKSTIVVRVIACFQPMEDCQAEYFRHLLKPVT is encoded by the exons ATGGTGTGCCAAGCAGCAAGTCAAACGAGATTTCGAgcattaaaatatgaaaacgGGATTGCTGGAAAATCAACAATTGTAGTTAGAGTAATTGCATGCTTTCAACCAATGGAGGATTGCCAG GCTGAGTACTTTCGTCATTTGCTTAAACCTGTCACGTAG
- the LOC108660965 gene encoding uncharacterized protein LOC108660965, with translation METERLRSLFLLWCRSRTTRVALVGGNHTAARFCTR, from the coding sequence ATGGAGACAGAGAGGCTTAGGTCATTGTTTCTCCTCTGGTGCAGAAGTCGAACCACACGTGTTGCTCTTGTGGGTGGCAACCACACCGCTGCTAGGTTTTGCACTCGCTAA
- the LOC18608225 gene encoding ESX-1 secretion-associated protein EspE, translating to MASSKCFLLAFFIALSFSNVEVSLAARKLQQLPPLTPIPTLPGAGLPSFPSIPSLPQPTLPTLPTTQPSLPNLGTLPPLPSLANLPSVPKVTLPPLPSMPSIPTIPTTIPSIPFLSPPPAPSSP from the coding sequence ATGGCCTCTTCAAAATGTTTCCTTTTGGCTTTCTTCATTGCATTGTCATTTTCGAACGTCGAGGTTAGCCTGGCAGCTCGAAAGCTTCAGCAATTGCCACCTTTGACTCCAATACCAACTCTGCCTGGAGCAGGACTGCCATCATTCCCTTCTATCCCCAGTCTGCCACAGCCCACACTTCCAACCTTGCCAACTACTCAACCATCTTTGCCAAATCTTGGAACACTTCCTCCACTTCCTAGCTTGGCAAACTTGCCTTCTGTCCCAAAGGTGACTCTGCCTCCATTGCCAAGCATGCCTTCAATCCCCACAATCCCAACCACGATTCCCTCTATTCCTTTCTTGTCCCCACCTCCCGCACCCTCTAGCCCATGA
- the LOC18608228 gene encoding peptidyl-prolyl cis-trans isomerase FKBP12: MGVEKQVLRPGTGPKPTPGQTVTVHCTGYGKNGNLSEKFWSTKDKGQQPFSFQIGKGSVIKGWDEGVMGMQVGEVARLRCSPDYAYGAGGFPAWGIQPNSVLDFEIEVLTLH; this comes from the exons ATGGGAGTTGAGAAGCAAGTCCTCAGGCCCGGAACCGGTCCTAAACCCACCCCCGGTCAGACCGTCACCGTTCACTGCACTGGCTATG GGAAAAATGGTAATCTGTCTGAGAAGTTCTGGAG CACAAAGGATAAAGGACAACAGCCTTTCTCTTTCCAAATTGGCAAGGGTTCTGTTATTAAAG gATGGGATGAAGGTGTGATGGGAATGCAAGTGGGAGAAGTTGCTCGTCTTCGG TGCTCTCCAGACTATGCTTATGGTGCTGGTGGATTTCCAGCATGGGGAATACAGCCAAACTCAGttcttgattttgagattGAAGTCCTAACCTTGCACTGA
- the LOC18608227 gene encoding uncharacterized protein LOC18608227, translated as MEMGGGYRPQSHRISLNADTLLVIKLPDLRFLLVLSRSLFLATVIVTLPWIRSVLTGPSGSVFNTIDYHQNSGSINLEYWNLLWQDFADEGLIRKGDKALILNSAIQGVADGGSMFVNDNEIDLVVEPDLERQSSLPDEGFDFVFVFGSLDSKFVDRVVKIGGVIAMQLGDDISSYYQKQSDYRIVYLKKYSSTILAMRKLGSNNHLLDSSAKRRLCQLTLEARKAALKGLEDVLFEPPRRALAKSHAYLRKMNFLPDLLGDSLEHYPRRVFINVGSSEDKNVVMKWFDKNYPKRNQEFEFYSLEMGLSGGEGRRVSPRIDVSDWLMKNAREEEYVVMKAEADAVEEMIARRAISLVDELFLECDNQWQDGGKKNKKKKKSKRAYWECLALYGRLRDEGVAVHQWWD; from the coding sequence ATGGAAATGGGAGGTGGGTATCGACCCCAAAGTCATAGAATTTCATTAAACGCTGATACCCTTTTGGTTATTAAGCTTCCGGATCTAAGGTTCCTGCTTGTTTTGTCACGCTCGCTGTTTTTAGCGACGGTGATTGTCACATTGCCTTGGATTAGGTCCGTTCTAACGGGACCTTCAGGTTCGGTTTTTAATACCATCGATTATCACCAAAATTCTGGTTCTATCAATTTGGAGTACTGGAATTTGCTTTGGCAAGATTTTGCTGACGAGGGTCTCATTAGAAAAGGCGATAAAGCTCTTATTTTGAACTCTGCCATCCAAGGCGTGGCTGATGGAGGTTCCATGTTCGTGAACGATAATGAGATTGATTTGGTGGTGGAACCTGATTTGGAACGACAAAGTTCCTTACCAGATGAGGGGTTTGATTTTGTGTTCGTGTTTGGCTCTCTGGATTCCAAGTTTGTTGATCGTGTTGTGAAGATTGGTGGTGTTATTGCTATGCAATTGGGTGATGACATCTCAAGCTATTATCAAAAGCAGTCAGACTATAGAATTGTGTATCTTAAGAAATATAGTTCAACCATCTTGGCAATGAGGAAACTTGGTTCAAACAACCATTTGTTGGATTCTTCAGCAAAGCGAAGGCTTTGTCAGCTGACATTGGAGGCTAGGAAAGCGGCATTGAAAGGTTTAGAAGATGTTTTGTTTGAGCCACCTAGAAGAGCTTTGGCTAAATCACATGCGTACTtgaggaaaatgaattttcTTCCTGATTTGTTAGGGGATTCTCTTGAGCACTATCCCCGTCGAGTTTTCATTAACGTGGGGTCTTCTGAGGATAAGAATGTTGTGATGAAATGGTTTGATAAAAATTATCCAAAGAGGAATCAAGAATTTGAGTTTTACAGTTTGGAAATGGGATTGTCTGGAGGAGAGGGAAGAAGAGTGAGTCCTCGAATTGATGTTTCGGATTGGTTGATGAAAAATGCAAGAGAAGAAGAGTATGTTGTCATGAAGGCAGAAGCAGATGCGGTGGAAGAGATGATAGCGAGGAGGGCAATCAGTTTGGTGGATGAACTGTTTTTGGAGTGCGACAACCAATGGCAAGATGGAgggaagaagaataagaaaaagaagaagagcaaGAGGGCTTATTGGGAATGCTTAGCTCTGTACGGAAGGCTGAGGGATGAGGGAGTTGCAGTACATCAATGGTGGGATTGA
- the LOC108660970 gene encoding transcription factor SAC51-like → MVQTNNSWFFPQHSTWQLPKLSCMSTSLEPRQPERLPACINPSTHMFSVSRSMPGSLVPGINPGIHAVPATMAMPRSADISTLKTEQKYHSDQLLQQLYPCFPTSLPSLGSYLKEQQLMIAKGYSGRATANVVSGFLQKGLVIFDQSGSQTRLIYGSVPPTSQYATTAVTEPASCLDLHEGQAVKMSPFTPTPPTLQEEFDENHLSVEESEMHEDTEELNALLYSDEEDDDYHDGDDDEVMSTDHSPFPIKRNYQNEDQVGDVMEEVASSDGPNKRQKLLNGGHKQSSMVDTACSVKLEGSHEYDGDAESSYAIGHNQREEIDSSLRSKQSKKDKIRFTLKILESIIPGARGKNPLLVLDESIEHLKSLKLEAKSLGLSHY, encoded by the coding sequence ATGGTCCAGACCAACAATTCTTGGTTTTTCCCACAGCATTCTACTTGGCAACTGCCCAAATTAAGTTGCATGAGCACATCATTAGAGCCCAGGCAACCAGAACGTTTGCCTGCATGTATAAATCCCAGTACTCACATGTTTTCTGTGAGTAGGTCAATGCCAGGGTCTCTAGTTCCTGGTATAAATCCTGGCATTCATGCAGTTCCTGCAACTATGGCAATGCCAAGGTCTGCAGATATTTCCACTTTGAAAACAGAACAAAAGTATCATTCTGATCAGTTGCTTCAGCAGTTATACCCCTGTTTCCCAACATCATTGCCCTCTCTAGGTTCATATCTCAAAGAACAGCAATTGATGATTGCTAAAGGGTACAGTGGCAGGGCTACAGCTAATGTGGTGTCTGGCTTCTTGCAGAAAGGACTGGTAATTTTTGATCAGTCAGGGAGTCAGACAAGGTTGATATATGGTTCTGTTCCCCCTACATCTCAATATGCAACCACTGCTGTTACAGAACCGGCTTCTTGTCTTGATTTGCATGAAGGGCAAGCAGTTAAAATGAGTCCTTTTACTCCGACACCACCAACTCTACAGGAGGAATTTGATGAGAACCATTTGAGTGTTGAAGAGAGTGAGATGCATGAAGATACTGAAGAACTCAATGCCTTACTTTACTCTGATGAAGAGGATGATGATTATCATGATGGTGATGATGACGAAGTAATGAGCACTGATCACTCTCCGTTTCCAATTAAACGAAACTACCAGAATGAAGACCAAGTTGGTGATGTAATGGAGGAAGTTGCTAGCTCTGATGGTCCAAACAAAAGGCAAAAACTGCTGAATGGTGGGCATAAGCAATCATCAATGGTGGATACTGCTTGTTCAGTGAAATTGGAAGGCTCTCACGAGTATGATGGTGATGCAGAATCAAGCTACGCCATTGGACATAATCAAAGAGAGGAAATTGATTCCAGTTTACGTAGTAAACAGTCAAAGAAGGATAAGATTCGCTTCACATTAAAAATTCTGGAGAGCATAATACCTGGTGCCAGGGGAAAGAACCCATTGTTGGTCCTTGATGAATCTATAGAGCACTTGAAGTCTTTAAAGCTCGAAGCCAAGAGTTTAGGATTGAGCCACTACTGA